The Caballeronia sp. SL2Y3 genomic sequence GCTTTCGATACAGCCGCCACCGCGAAGGTCACGACCGTGCCGGGCAGCATTTTCTACGGCATCAACGGGCATAACAACGAAGGCGGCGCGTACGACATCTCGACGCCCACGCTTCAGCTTCAGCAGGTGAAGGACCTCGGCGCCACCATGTACCGCAACGAGGTGTACAACCTCGGCTCGGCGACCAAGCTCGCCGGTATTGCAAAGACGGCGGCTGCAGCGGGCGTGACGGTTTATCCCGTGCTGCTGATCGGTGTGAGCAGCTTCACGAACGAAACTGACGCCTACAACGCGGGCTTCACGCTCGGCCAGCAAACGGCGACGGCATACAAGTACCCGTACTACGAAGTCAGCAACGAGCTGGACAGCAGCCTTCTGACCGGCAATGTGGACGGCGTGTACCCGCAGCAGTTCGTCAACGCCAAGTTCCAGATCGCGCGCGGCATCGTGCGCGGCATGATCGCGGGCATCAAGTCGGTGGATACGAACGGCAAGATCATCATCGGCGGCGGCGCGTGGATGCACTACGGCTTCGACCAGATGCTGTGGAACGGCACGCAGCCGGACGGCACGTCGGGCTATCCGAAGGTGACGTGGGACATCACGGCATGGCACTGGTATTCGGATCAGGGCGACATCACGCATGCTTGCGGCGGCACCGGCTGTCACGACATCCTCGCGACGCTGCAACAGTTCGGCAAGCCGATCTGGATCAACGAGTTCGGCGTGCGGCCGTGGCTCGGCACGGATGACCAGATCGCGTCGTACCTCGTGGGCAACAAGATGATGGCGCAGTTCGTCTCGATCGCGTCCAAGTACAACATCCAGTCGATCCAGGCGTATCAGCTGTATGACGACCCCGTTGGCGGCGAAGGCAACTACGGTCTCTTGAAGAACGACGGCAAGACGGTCAAGGCGGCCTACAGCGCGTTCAAGAACTTCGTGGCGACTAACCCGAAGTAAGCAGTACGCGGGCAGATCGACGTGGCGGTCTGCCCGCAAAGCTCGCACGAATCATCGACGAATGCTGGACGACGACGCGCTCCGTGATGAAGCGCGTCGTCGTCCATTGTATTGTCGATCGGTATGCGCGTTGCTACGATGAGGCGAACCGGCGGACAAGAAGCATGCCGCCGGCTCGACCACTCACCTGTGACTCTGGCACAGAGCAAGGAGCGCGCTATGAGCGACAAGGCATTTCTCACCACGCGACAGGGACATCCTGTTCCCGACAATCAGAGCATGCGCACCGTCGGCGAACGCGGCCCGGCGACGCTGGAAAATTATCCGTTCATCGAAAAGATTACTCACTTCGATCGCGAACGCATTCCCGAGCGCGTCGTGCATGCGCGCGGCACTGCGGCTCACGGCTACTTCGAGGCCTACGGCAAGATCGGCAATGAGCCGGCTTCCAAGTACACACGCG encodes the following:
- a CDS encoding glycoside hydrolase family protein encodes the protein MTQTTTRRLFARKAALAAALTTGLLLAACGGGSAADSAFDTAATAKVTTVPGSIFYGINGHNNEGGAYDISTPTLQLQQVKDLGATMYRNEVYNLGSATKLAGIAKTAAAAGVTVYPVLLIGVSSFTNETDAYNAGFTLGQQTATAYKYPYYEVSNELDSSLLTGNVDGVYPQQFVNAKFQIARGIVRGMIAGIKSVDTNGKIIIGGGAWMHYGFDQMLWNGTQPDGTSGYPKVTWDITAWHWYSDQGDITHACGGTGCHDILATLQQFGKPIWINEFGVRPWLGTDDQIASYLVGNKMMAQFVSIASKYNIQSIQAYQLYDDPVGGEGNYGLLKNDGKTVKAAYSAFKNFVATNPK